In Zingiber officinale cultivar Zhangliang chromosome 6A, Zo_v1.1, whole genome shotgun sequence, a single genomic region encodes these proteins:
- the LOC121996066 gene encoding ADP-ribosylation factor-like protein 5: MGVFFSRFWFLMFPAKEYKIVVIGLDNAGKTTTLYKLHLGEVVNTSPTVGSNVEEVVYKNIRFEVWDLGGQERLRTSWATYYRGTHAVIAVIDSTDRARISIMKDELFRLLQHGDLEHTVVLVFANKQDLKDAMSPAEVTEALSLHSIKNHDWHIQACCALTGEGLYDGLGWIAERVGKPAT; this comes from the exons ATGGGGGTGTTCTTTTCTAGGTTCTGGTTCTTGATGTTTCCCGCGAAGGAGTACAAGATCGTGGTCATTGGGTTGGACAATGCCGGAAAGACTACGACGCTGTACAAACTGCACCTGGGGGAGGTCGTGAACACCAGTCCCACGGTCGGCAGCAACGTGGAGGAGGTCGTCTATAAGAACATACGATTTGAG GTGTGGGATCTAGGAGGACAAGAAAGGCTGAGAACATCATGGGCGACATACTATCGTGGAACTCATGCTGTTATTGCTGTAATAGACAGTACTGACCGAGCTCGGATCAGTATCATGAAGGATGAACTTTTCAGGCTCCTTCAACATGGTGATCTTGAGCACACTGTGGTACTCGTATTTGCCAACAAGCAGGATCTGAAAGATGCCATGTCCCCTGCTGAGGTAACTGAAGCCCTCTCGCTACATAGCATCAAGAACCATGACTGGCATATCCAGGCTTGCTGTGCCCTTACAGGCGAGGGGTTGTATGATGGGTTGGGATGGATAGCTGAGCGAGTTGGCAAGCCAGCGACCTGA
- the LOC121996069 gene encoding transcriptional regulator DEF1-like: protein MNASKFMDKQIMELSGSSQPPDKFFDLINPQEEHPISTAAGGDVKKEQQHQEPEILPSYDFHPIGSFSPPTSSGGGIGGAWPTWGSVDSKLASLNLKNAGTPEPHGFAQVGHEKEKSSYDNVIGSDIDYIVKKHTDRLMDAMEGISSKLLQLDNRTHHLENSLSEIKMTIANNNGSTDGRLSQLENILREVHAGVQVLQDKQDVVEAQLHLTQLNAPKVELQYSESSKTEQPELQQQIPPPQQLIQQSYQHTVPLTQPIMLPSASVPNASLPVQPNSPLPIPPLPQSQVPSVPSFPRDPYFPSAAPQVEDPSKPFQVTAQQQQQQATAPPPPLPQTYQSSQLPQYLQPPPSHQLVHPSPQSLTLPPHSEESVHVPLPQNYPPSIRQPAPFPQHPPSQQFYGPNSSTYEPPTSKQSPGLPSFSSSYGPPGPNYSDSYVHTGFASSQSNSAGKPLPFASSVPPGGSSNYPRLPVARVLPQAAATGSGSGGSPGARVPIDDVIEKVTTMGFSKDQVRATVRKLTENGQSVDLNVVLDKLMNDGEIQPQKGWFGR, encoded by the exons ATGAACGCTTCCAAGTTCATGGACAAGCAAATCATGGAGCTCTCAGGATCTTCGCAGCCGCCCGACAAGTTCTTCGACCTCATCAACCCCCAGGAGGAGCATCCTATCAGCACCGCCGCCGGAGGAGACGTCAAAAAAGAGCAACAGCATCAGGAGCCTGAGATCCTTCCGAGCTATGATTTTCATCCCATCGGATCCTTCTCGCCCCCAACCAGCAGCGGCGGTGGAATCGGTGGTGCTTGGCCCACCTGGGGTTCCGTCGACTCTAAACTGGCTTCTTTAAATCTCAAA AATGCTGGTACCCCAGAGCCTCATGGATTTGCACAAGTTGGCCATGAGAAAGAAAAGAGTTCATATGATAATGTAATTGGATCTGACATTGATTACATAGTGAAAAAACATACAGATAGGCTGATGGATGCTATGGAAGGTATAAGTTCAAAGCTATTACAACTTGACAACAGAACTCATCACCTTGAAAATTCTTTATCTGAGATTAAAATGACCATCGCAAATAATAATGGAAGTACAGATGGAAGGCTAAGTCAACTCGAGAATATTCTGAGAGag GTGCATGCTGGGGTGCAAGTTCTGCAGGATAAGCAAGATGTCGTGGAGGCACAGCTGCATCTTACACAATTGAATGCTCCTAAGGTAGAGCTGCAGTATTCTGAAAGTTCAAAAACTGAGCAACCTGAATTACAGCAACAGATACCTCCACCACAACAGCTCATCCAGCAATCCTATCAACACACTGTCCCATTAACTCAGCCAATAATGCTTCCTTCTGCGTCTGTACCAAATGCTTCATTACCTGTACAACCCAATTCACCACTCCCGATCCCTCCACTACCTCAATCACAGGTTCCTTCAGTGCCATCTTTTCCACGAGATCCTTACTTTCCTTCGGCAGCTCCACAAGTAGAAGACCCATCAAAACCATTTCAAGTCACagctcagcagcagcagcagcaagcaACGGCACCTCCCCCACCTCTGCCACAAACCTACCAGTCCTCTCAGCTTCCACAGTATCTCCAGCCACCACCATCACACCAACTTGTACATCCGTCGCCACAGTCACTTACCCTACCCCCTCACTCTGAAGAATCTGTACATGTGCCTCTGCCTCAGAATTATCCTCCGAGCATCAGGCAACCTGCTCCTTTTCCACAGCATCCCCCATCTCAACAGTTTTATGGTCCCAATTCCAGCACGTATGAACCACCTACAAGCAAGCAGAGTCCTGGGTTGCCATCATTTTCCTCTAGCTACGGGCCACCTGGTCCTAATTACTCAGATTCATATGTTCATACTGGGTTTGCTTCAAGCCAAAGTAACTCTGCCGGGAAACCCTTGCCCTTTGCTTCGTCTGTGCCACCTGGTGGAAGCAGCAATTATCCACGTCTGCCGGTGGCCCGTGTCCTACCACAAGCTGCAGCAACTGGGTCTGGTTCAGGTGGTTCTCCAGGAGCCAGAGTACCAATTGATGATGTGATAGAGAAAGTTACGACTATGGGGTTCTCAAAGGACCAAGTCAGGGCAACTGTAAGGAAACTGACTGAGAATGGACAATCGGTTGATCTGAATGTGGTTCTTGACAAATTGATGAATGACGGGGAGATCCAACCGCAGAAGGGTTGGTTTGGTCGGTGA
- the LOC121996067 gene encoding granule-bound starch synthase 2, chloroplastic/amyloplastic-like → MLSCLDFSLRIPSLRPREAVASGLARNGVRHRRSSSLSTSQNGTACTKKFLHVVYHGPFVYLLPIGRTHGRPSREVGRSNSAEGQEDIDANYEDTIHDPPVSVMKRSNSNLAMERDLIVERREDLTSMKDIITKENESTVGNQNPGSLSNPDTANSVAQKTEVGVVDDDQLKMAQEVEQSKEHALGLLKETNLDYRITAEEHELESYNQSQNFLLNFDTGKNGQLDSTHSLTSSDSFGQSTEIVTINNDKGLTNSLEDDHLARLKQKSLEPYTLEEELDSHDQSKFIPFLAMGDTRELSRKKGASWTSSDNYALSTHADVDDGEKLMKGLEAEKSTAEVVGELKQRNVEPFIISEKNEPVSYNQSQDSMPKHDMDIDGGLEKTHDFLFPSDSFAQSTEASIDNDLIQMKQADYQQSQYQTTLPFPSDMSSSDVIDENVHITAKFNIHDSDKQQQVLPEVGNLSHPPLAGASVANVIFPPEQHITTEQDEPVSYNQGRDSLTKLGMDNEEPETTYDLLSYSSSAQSSKAGVGDHDELTNDFVIGKFMEDAHGQLNQTDHLQSQPHIMLPVLPGMHNSVLMIDNNLDTKTNMDGSDGQQEVPSEEGNISSSLLTSSSVMGIIGLPEQYMIPEEAAVSYSESQDSQSKLDTDIYELERSHDFSSSFDNFVQSNEVGVSDDDEPRNHLEIENSTSHDLQQLQETNFEQSQPQIMLPVLPDPFISDAVVDYNLEFTGETDLPISDEQQDVPPEEGNLDSLPLAGPNVMNVIVVAAECTPWSKTGGLGDVVGDLPKALARRGHRVMVVVPKYGNYSELKELGVLRRYKADGQDLEVTYHHAYIDFVDFVFIDSPVFRHIGNDIYGGHWQDILKRMILFCKAAVEVPWYVPCGGSCYGDGNLVFIANDWHTALLPVYLKAYYRNNGLMIYTRCVLVIHNIAHQGRCPLDDFARLDLPGHYMDLFELYDPVGGEHLNIFAAGLKCADQVVTVSHGYSWELKTSEGGWGLHGIINEIGWKFRGIVNGINTQTWNPNFDVFLTSDGYTNYNLETLRVGKPQCKAALQRELGLPVRDDAPIFAFIGRLDGQKGIDLIEAAMPWFVGQDLQLVMLGTGRRDLEDMLRRFQAQYPNKVRGWVGFSDKMAHRITAGADVLLMPSKFEPCGLNQLYAMMYGTVPVVHAVGGLRDTVKQFDPFHDTGLGWTFEKAEANRMIDAIAHCLNTYRNYKESWKELQMRGMVQDFTWDNAAQLYEQVLVAAKYQW, encoded by the exons ATGCTCTCCTGCCTCGACTTCTCTCTTCGAATCCCGTCTCTGCGACCGCGCGAGGCCGTCGCCAGCGGCCTTGCTCGCAATGGGGTCCGGCATCGGCGATCTTCCTCGCTCTCGACT AGCCAAAATGGAACCGCTTGCACCAAGAAATTCCTTCATGTAGTCTACCATGGACCGTTTGTGTATCTACTTCCAATTGGCCGAACACATGGAAGACCTTCCAGAGAAGTTGGAAGAAGCAATAGTGCTGAGGGGCAAGAGGATATTGATGCAAATTATGAGGATACCATTCATGATCCACCTGTGTCTGTCATGAAACGGAGCAATAGTAATTTGGCAATGGAGAGGGATCTg attGTTGAGAGGAGAGAGGACTTAACATCCATGAAGGATATTATTACAAAGGAAAACGAATCCACTGTTGGCAATCAGAATCCTGGATCTCTCTCAAACCCTGACACTGCTAACAGTGTTGCTCAAAAAACTGAAGTTGGCGTAGTTGATGATGACCAACTGAAAATGGCACAGGAAGTTGAACAATCCAAGGAACATGCTCTTGGGCTACTAAAAGAAACCAACTTGGATTATAGGATAACTGCAGAAGAACATGAACTAGAGTCCTACAACCAAAGTCAGAATTTTCTCTTGAACTTTGATACTGGGAAAAATGGTCAACTTGATAGCACACATAGTTTGACTTCGTCTGACAGCTTTGGTCAGTCAACTGAAATCGTCACAATCAACAATGACAAGGGTCTTACAAATAGCTTAGAAGATGACCATCTTGCGCGATTAAAACAGAAGAGCTTGGAGCCATATACCTTGGAAGAGGAACTAGACTCTCATGATCAGAGTAAGTTTATTCCGTTCCTTGCTATGGGCGACACTAGAGAACTATCTAGAAAAAAAGGTGCTTCTTGGACATCCTCTGACAACTATGCTCTGTCAACTCATGCTGATGTTGATGATGGTGAAAAGCTCATGAAAGGCTTAGAAGCTGAAAAGTCCACGGCAGAAGTTGTTGGAGAGCTAAAACAAAGAAACGTGGAACCATTTATTATTTCAGAAAAAAATGAACCAGTTTCTTACAATCAGAGTCAAGATTCTATGCCAAAACATGATATGGATATTGATGGAGGGCTTGAAAAGACACATGATTTTTTGTTTCCCTCTGATAGTTTTGCTCAATCTACTGAAGCTAGTATAGATAATGATCTTATTCAGATGAAGCAAGCTGATTATCAGCAATCTCAGTATCAAACTACACTTCCATTTCCTTCTGACATGTCTAGTTCTGATGTAATAGATGAGAACGTTCATATCACTGCAAAATTCAATATTCATGATTCAGATAAGCAACAACAGGTGCTACCTGAGGTAGGAAACTTGAGCCACCCTCCTTTAGCTGGCGCAAGTGTCGCGAATGTCATATTTCCACCTGAGCAACATATTACCACAGAACAAGATGAACCAGTTTCCTACAACCAGGGTCGAGATTCTTTGACAAAACTTGGTATGGATAATGAAGAGCCTGAAACAACATATGACCTTTTGTCTTACTCTAGTTCTGCTCAGTCATCTAAAGCTGGTGTAGGTGATCATGATGAACTCACAAATGACTTCGTTATTGGAAAATTCATGGAAGATGCTCATGGACAGCTAAATCAAACTGATCATCTGCAATCTCAACCGCACATTATGCTTCCAGTTCTACCTGGCATGCATAATTCTGTTCTTATGATAGATAATAACCTTGACACAAAAACCAATATGGATGGTTCTGATGGACAACAAGAGGTTCCATCCGAAGAAGGGAACATAAGCTCCTCTCTTTTGACTAGCTCAAGTGTAATGGGCATCATAGGGCTGCCTGAGCAATATATGATTCCAGAAGAAGCTGCAGTTTCTTACAGTGAGAGTCAAGATTCTCAGTCAAAACTTGATACGGATATCTATGAGCTTGAAAGGTCACatgacttttcttcttcctttgacaATTTTGTTCAGTCAAATGAAGTTGGTGTCAGTGATGATGATGAACCCAGAAATCACTTAGAAATTGAGAATTCCACATCACATGATCTTCAACAACTTCAAGAAACCAATTTCGAGCAATCCCAGCCTCAAATTATGCTTCCAGTCCTCCCTGATCCATTCATTTCTGATGCCGTGGTAGATTACAACCTTGAGTTCACTGGAGAAACAGATCTCCCGATTTCAGATGAGCAACAAGATGTGCCACCTGAGGAAGGAAACTTAGACTCTCTTCCTTTGGCTGGCCCAAATGTCATGAATGTCATAGTGGTTGCAGCAGAATGTACTCCATGGTCTAAAACAG GTGGGCTTGGAGATGTTGTTGGAGATTTACCCAAGGCATTGGCCAGGAGGGGACACCGAGTAATG GTAGTGGTTCCAAAGTATGGCAATTATTCTGAACTCAAAGAATTAGGTGTCCTGAGAAGGTACAAGGCTGACGGACAG GATCTGGAAGTTACTTATCATCATGCCTACATTGACTTTGTTGATTTCGTCTTTATTGATAGCCCTGTTTTCCGCCACATTGGAAATGATATTTATGGAGGACACTGGCAG GATATACTGAAAAGGATGATTTTGTTCTGCAAGGCGGCAGTTGAG GTTCCCTGGTATGTTCCATGTGGTGGCTCCTGCTATGGAGATGGGAACTTAGTTTTCATCGCCAATGACTGGCATACAGCCCTGCTTCCTGTTTATCTGAAAGCATATTATCGTAACAACGGATTGATGATATACACCAGATGTGTTTTGGTGATTCACAACATAGCCCACCAG GGTCGTTGTCCACTAGACGACTTCGCCCGTCTAGATTTGCCAGGACACTACATGGACCTCTTCGAACTCTATGACCCTGTCGGAGGAGAACATCTTAATATCTTTGCTGCTGGTCTGAAATGTGCTGACCAGGTGGTCACTGTTAGCCATGGTTACTCTTGGGAGCTAAAAACATCTGAAGGTGGATGGGGTTTACACGGGATCATTAACGAGATCGGCTGGAAATTCAGGGGCATTGTCAACGGGATCAACACCCAAACTTGGAATCCTAACTTTGATGTGTTCCTAACATCAGATGGTTATACCAACTATAATTTGGAAACTCTTCGAGTTGGAAAGCCACAGTGCAAGGCCGCTCTACAACGCGAGCTTGGCCTTCCAGTGCGGGATGATGCCCCTATCTTTGCTTTCATTGGGAGGTTAGATGGTCAAAAAGGCATCGATCTGATAGAAGCCGCCATGCCATGGTTCGTCGGTCAGGATTTACAGTTAGTCATGCTAGGCACTGGAAGAAGAGATCTGGAAGATATGCTTCGAAGGTTCCAAGCTCAGTACCCCAACAAGGTCAGGGGGTGGGTTGGGTTTTCCGATAAGATGGCACACCGAATCACCGCCGGTGCAGACGTGCTGCTGATGCCATCAAAATTTGAGCCTTGTGGCCTGAACCAACTTTATGCAATGATGTATGGAACTGTCCCGGTGGTGCATGCCGTTGGCGGTCTTAGAGATACAGTAAAGCAGTTCGATCCATTCCATGATACAGGGCTGGGTTGGACGTTTGAGAAGGCGGAGGCAAACAGGATGATAGATGCGATAGCACATTGTTTGAACACATATCGAAACTACAAGGAGAGTTGGAAGGAGCTGCAGATGAGAGGGATGGTGCAAGACTTTACTTGGGATAATGCTGCTCAGCTTTATGAACAAGTCCTGGTTGCTGCCAAGTACCAATGGTAA